The Glandiceps talaboti chromosome 1, keGlaTala1.1, whole genome shotgun sequence genome has a segment encoding these proteins:
- the LOC144454034 gene encoding uncharacterized protein LOC144454034, translated as MEYTFPYDEYEPDTYCMKVKPDPTEKTCQKGGSTVSCITTTSNDFRVLDDPCRLDPCGDNGNCTGLHEEYHYVCDCNPGYKAYPPVNQTCQADPCYFDPCGDIKAGNCTPILNTTNYICNCSYNHYLEDDTCKEDFCYGNPCVNGVCYIADGRYRCNCTKGYTYSHEEGKCLQEPGNSKTGIIAASITGAAFAIVLVICFYVYYRQKTQPPSVLLVPGPPGPHPEKAQGILNPKILLLYTKDCNLHVKVVDHFARFLTNQLYCEVKHDEWEVDSVAADKTDWILTQMQEVDKIIVIATEGTRNQTLLQSQESYPNDQYTDGLFTAAMMIIRNNFQDPNSLMRKKCVNIHFSVENYSTEEKIPELVKIIGKTFNLPEQFDRFYLYLRNLSYGGPGGYKHVKGLDEMLDNSDEGKALYEAIDNMRNYVSNKPDWYSLESTITENGRLPTEQAYTNGGYEINQEESIPNDRTFHYVNHDRSDPEGIELDKIHPYEQPATTIKQYPRNLGDNPEYEDTGYYSKTSSGTNQDNGGGDSPASYNSSRPFVPVDSNLTYVDPDTTSQTSSESISTFALNANLRSSEYPMSSINPDSGFPQSSSINHGYENPNPDSGSCNNPASVVREVNLTDTYVNEIAFV; from the exons ATGGAGTATACATTCCCATATGATGAATATGAGCCAGACACCTATTGCATGAAG GTAAAACCAGACCCAACTGAAAAGACCTGTCAGAAAGGAGGCAGTACCGTGTCATGCATTACTACAACATCCAATGACTTCCGTGTACTAG ATGACCCATGTCGATTAGATCCATGTGGGGACAATGGTAATTGTACTGGTTTACATGAAGAATATCATTATGTATGTGATTGTAATCCTGGTTATAAAGCATACccacctgtcaatcaaacatgccaag CGGATCCATGTTATTTTGATCCATGTGGTGATATAAAGGCTGGTAACTGTACTCCAATATTGAACACTACCAACTACATTTGTAACTGTTCATACAACCATTATCTAGAAGATGACACTTGTAAAG AGGATTTCTGTTATGGTAATCCGTGTGTCAATGGTGTATGTTATATAGCCGATGGAAGATACCGTTGCAATTGTACTAAAGGTTACACATATAGCCATGAGGAGGGTAAATGTTTACAAGAGCCAG GTAACTCCAAAACAGGGATAATTGCTGCTTCAATCACTGGTGCTGCATTTGCAATTGTTCTAGTTATATGTTTCTATGTGTATTACAGACAGaaaa CTCAACCACCATCGGTACTACTAGTTCCAGGTCCACCTGGCCCACACCCTGAGAAGGCTCAAG GGATTCTCAACCCCAAGATTCTTCTATTGTATACCAAAGACTGTAATTTACATGTGAAAGTAGTGGATCATTTTGCGAGATTCTTGACAAATCAGTTATACTGTGAAGTCAAACATGATGAGTGGGAAGTCGACAGTGTTGCTGCTGATAAAACAGACTGGATTTTAACACAAATGCAAGAAGTTGATAAAATTATCGTCATAGCAACAGAAGGTACTCGAAATCAGACTCTGTTGCAATCCCAAGAATCATACCCAAATGATCAATACACTGATGGCTTGTTTACCGCTGCTATGATGATTATTCGTAACAATTTCCAAGACCCAAATTCACTCATGCGCaaaaaatgtgtcaacattCACTTCTCAGTCGAAAACTACTCGACAGAGGAAAAAATTCCAGAACTGGTTAAAATCATTGGAAAGACTTTCAATTTGCCCGAACAGTTTGATAGGTTTTATCTGTATCTCCGCAATTTGTCATACGGGGGACCAGGTGGTTACAAACATGTGAAAGGATTGGATGAAATGTTAGATAATAGTGATGAAGGTAAGGCACTTTATGAGGCTATCGATAATATGAGGAATTATGTGAGCAATAAACCTGACTGGTACAGTTTGGAGTCAACAATCACTGAAAATGGGAGACTACCTACAGAACAAGCATATACCAATGGTGGGTATGAGATTAATCAGGAAGAGAGCATACCAAATGATAGAACTTTTCATTATGTCAATCACGACAGAAGTGACCCAGAAGGCATAGAGCTTGATAAGATCCATCCATACGAACAACCAGCTACAACTATCAAACAGTACCCTAGAAATCTGGGTGACAATCCTGAATATGAGGATACTGGATATTACTCCAAGACATCATCTGGAACAAATCAAGACAATGGTGGAGGAGACAGCCCAGCATCGTATAACAGCTCCAGACCATTTGTACCAGTGGACAGTAACTTAACGTATGTTGATCCAGATACTACAAGTCAAACCTCATCTGAATCAATTAGTACCTTTGCTTTAAATGCTAACCTTCGTAGCTCAGAATATCCAATGAGTTCAATAAATCCAGACAGTGGATTTCCTCAATCATCATCGATAAACCATGGTTATGAAAACCCTAACCCTGACAGTGGATCCTGTAATAACCCAGCATCAGTGGTACGTGAGGTGAACTTGACTGACACTTATGTCAATGAAATTGCCTTTGTTTAA
- the LOC144442525 gene encoding uncharacterized protein LOC144442525, with the protein MGSQQGFSTIFILTLISAVVCNEELIWDTPCIYQQPGQCNQQMQNGETLHCDILDEGSRCESLLEYVSWLVIPDKPEILDTVTETAIAFNPASNETEEHLMAVVEWKQDTRTNRENLKGFHVSMRGLTNHGDYEYDYFGEERCFTFNITDNDFVELGVGNLYFEFDCFRPLSPYCDYQIVVRTMATNNEAGEDDITEFYTTTSYRLKTPSCGDQRISHTAECQVTPGEEPAHWKPQYLLAYSPTYYQIGVKFDLPPQSYGFDKKNVFELGSYV; encoded by the exons ATGGGATCACAACAAGGATTTTCAACAATATTCATATTGACTTTGATTTCTGCAGTTGTGTGCAATGAGGAGTTGATATGGGACACACCGTGTATCTATCAGCAGCCAGGACAGTGTAACCAACAG ATGCAAAATGGTGAAACTCTGCACTGTGATATCCTAGATGAAG ggtCAAGATGTGAGAGTCTCCTGGAATATGTATCCTGGTTAGTGATACCAGATAAACCAGAGATTTTAGATACGGTTACAGAAACAGCCATTGCTTTCAATCCAGCTAGCAATGAGACGGAAGAACATTTGATGGCAGTCGTTGAATGGAAACAGGACACACGTACAA ATAGAGAAAATCTCAAAGGTTTTCATGTATCAATGCGTGGACTTACAAACCATGGGGATTATGAATATGACTACTTTGGAGAAGAACGATgttttacatttaatatcacAGATAATGACTTCGTTGAACTTGGg GTTGGAAATCTGTACTTTGAATTTGACTGCTTCCGTCCTCTATCTCCATACTGTGACTATCAAATAGTAGTACGGACTATGGCAACAAACAATGAAGCTGGTGAAGATGACATTACAGAATTTTATACAACAACATCTTATCGCCTCAAGACTCCAT CATGTGGTGATCAACGAATATCACATACAGCAGAATGTCAAGTTACACCAGGAG AAGAGCCAGCTCACTGGAAGCCACAGTACTTGCTTGCCTATTCTCCTACTTATTATCAAATTGGTGTCAAGTTTGACCTTCCACCTCAAAGTTATGGATTTGACAA AAAAAATGTATTTGAGCTTGGTTCATATGTTTAG